The following coding sequences lie in one Chanos chanos chromosome 4, fChaCha1.1, whole genome shotgun sequence genomic window:
- the rpl37a gene encoding large ribosomal subunit protein eL43 codes for MTGLVGKSRVRTLSSLFWIRTSSAIMAKRTKKVGIVGKYGTRYGASLRKMVKKIEISQHAKYTCSFCGKTKMKRKAVGIWHCGSCMKTVAGGAWTYNTTSAVTVKSAIKRLKELKDQ; via the exons GGCCTGGTTGGTAAATCGCGCGTGCGCACTCTGTCATCCCTCTTTTGGATCCGCACCTCTTCTGCTATAATG GCCAAGCGCACCAAGAAGGTGGGGATTGTGGGGAAGTACGGCACCCGTTACGGTGCGTCCCTCAGGAAGATGGTGAAGAAGATTGAGATCAGCCAACACGCCAAGTACACCTGCTCCTTCTGTGGCAAG ACTAAGATGAAGAGAAAGGCTGTTGGTATCTGGCACTGTGGGTCCTGCATGAAGACTGTTGCTGGAGGAGCCTGGACATACAA CACAACGTCAGCTGTCACAGTGAAGTCTGCCATCAAGAGACTGAAGGAGCTGAAGGACCAGTAG